One genomic segment of Labrus bergylta chromosome 17, fLabBer1.1, whole genome shotgun sequence includes these proteins:
- the ark2ca gene encoding E3 ubiquitin-protein ligase ARK2C isoform X2 translates to MVLVHVGYLVLPVFGSVRNRGAHFTRHQHSHATSCRHFHLGAPQAPISAEFPLGNAGQPPQTGLATHLPPAHHPPPPLTALPAAPQFQDVPGPPFLPQALHQQYLIQQQLIEAQHRRILPHSRRTQERIPLNPHRLRSGYDYSPPLHVPQPMTQQQRYLAEGTDWDLSVDAGLPHHQYQLQQLPQHYQHYLASPRMHHFPRNTSSAQVVVHEIRNYPYPQLHLLALQSLNPSRHATAVRESYELLQLEDRLGSVSRGAVQTTIERFTFPHKYKKRKPLHLKIGEEEETDVDEKCTICLSMLEDGEDVRRLPCMHLFHQGCVDQWLATSRKCPICRVDIETQLNPDS, encoded by the exons ATGGTGTTGGTACACGTTGGATATCTGGTTCTCCCAGTCTTCGGCTCAGTTAGAAATAGAG GAGCACACTTCACCAGGCATCAGCACAGCCATGCTACCTCCTGCCGACACTTTCACCTGGGCGCTCCCCAGGCACCCATCTCAGCAGAGTTCCCCTTGGGAAATGCCGGCCAGCCGCCTCAGACCGGCCTGGCCACCCACCTGCCTCCGGCGCACCACCCGCCGCCTCCCCTCACTGCCCTGCCCGCAGCTCCTCAGTTCCAGGATGTGCCAGGGCCTCCATTCCTACCTCAGGCCTTACACCAGCAATACCTCATCCAGCAGCAGCTTATCGAAGCGCAGCATCGCAGGATCCTCCCTCACTCCAG AAGGACCCAGGAGCGCATCCCTCTGAACCCTCACAGACTGCGTTCAGGCTACGACTACTCCCCGCCCCTTCATGTTCCTCAGCCAATGACACAGCAGCAGCGGTACCTGGCCGAAGGCACAGACTG GGATCTCAGTGTCGATGCTGGCCTTCCTCACCATCAGTACCAGCTCCAGCAGCTCCCGCAGCACTATCAGCATTACCTGGCCTCTCCTCGGATGCATCACTTCCCCAGGAACACATCGTCTGCACAAGTG GTTGTGCATGAAATCAGAAACTACCCATACCCCCAGCTGCACCTGTTGGCACTGCAAAGTCTGAATCCTTCAAGGCACGCCACCGCTGTGCGAGAAAGTTATGAG TTGTTGCAGTTGGAGGACCGGCTTGGCAGTGTCAGTAGAGGAGCTGTTCAGACGACCATAGAGCGGTTCACCTTTCCACACAAATACAAGAAG AGAAAGCCCCTGCATCTGAAGattggagaggaggaggagacagatgTGGATGAGAAGTGTACCATCTGTTTGTCCATGCTGGAGGACGGAGAGGACGTCAG GAGACTACCCTGCATGCACCTCTTCCATCAGGGCTGCGTCGACCAATGGCTGGCCACAAGCAGGAAGTGTCCAATCTGTCGAGTTGACATCGAAACACAGCTGAACCCCGACAGCTGA
- the ark2ca gene encoding E3 ubiquitin-protein ligase ARK2C isoform X3, giving the protein MMFIGVRSNQTTSGPIDGVICHGAHFTRHQHSHATSCRHFHLGAPQAPISAEFPLGNAGQPPQTGLATHLPPAHHPPPPLTALPAAPQFQDVPGPPFLPQALHQQYLIQQQLIEAQHRRILPHSRRTQERIPLNPHRLRSGYDYSPPLHVPQPMTQQQRYLAEGTDWDLSVDAGLPHHQYQLQQLPQHYQHYLASPRMHHFPRNTSSAQVVVHEIRNYPYPQLHLLALQSLNPSRHATAVRESYEELLQLEDRLGSVSRGAVQTTIERFTFPHKYKKRKPLHLKIGEEEETDVDEKCTICLSMLEDGEDVRRLPCMHLFHQGCVDQWLATSRKCPICRVDIETQLNPDS; this is encoded by the exons ATGATGTTCATCGGTGTTAGATCAAATCAAACAACATCGGGTCCAATCGATGGCGTCATCTGTCATG GAGCACACTTCACCAGGCATCAGCACAGCCATGCTACCTCCTGCCGACACTTTCACCTGGGCGCTCCCCAGGCACCCATCTCAGCAGAGTTCCCCTTGGGAAATGCCGGCCAGCCGCCTCAGACCGGCCTGGCCACCCACCTGCCTCCGGCGCACCACCCGCCGCCTCCCCTCACTGCCCTGCCCGCAGCTCCTCAGTTCCAGGATGTGCCAGGGCCTCCATTCCTACCTCAGGCCTTACACCAGCAATACCTCATCCAGCAGCAGCTTATCGAAGCGCAGCATCGCAGGATCCTCCCTCACTCCAG AAGGACCCAGGAGCGCATCCCTCTGAACCCTCACAGACTGCGTTCAGGCTACGACTACTCCCCGCCCCTTCATGTTCCTCAGCCAATGACACAGCAGCAGCGGTACCTGGCCGAAGGCACAGACTG GGATCTCAGTGTCGATGCTGGCCTTCCTCACCATCAGTACCAGCTCCAGCAGCTCCCGCAGCACTATCAGCATTACCTGGCCTCTCCTCGGATGCATCACTTCCCCAGGAACACATCGTCTGCACAAGTG GTTGTGCATGAAATCAGAAACTACCCATACCCCCAGCTGCACCTGTTGGCACTGCAAAGTCTGAATCCTTCAAGGCACGCCACCGCTGTGCGAGAAAGTTATGAG GAGTTGTTGCAGTTGGAGGACCGGCTTGGCAGTGTCAGTAGAGGAGCTGTTCAGACGACCATAGAGCGGTTCACCTTTCCACACAAATACAAGAAG AGAAAGCCCCTGCATCTGAAGattggagaggaggaggagacagatgTGGATGAGAAGTGTACCATCTGTTTGTCCATGCTGGAGGACGGAGAGGACGTCAG GAGACTACCCTGCATGCACCTCTTCCATCAGGGCTGCGTCGACCAATGGCTGGCCACAAGCAGGAAGTGTCCAATCTGTCGAGTTGACATCGAAACACAGCTGAACCCCGACAGCTGA
- the ark2ca gene encoding E3 ubiquitin-protein ligase ARK2C isoform X1 — protein MVLVHVGYLVLPVFGSVRNRGAHFTRHQHSHATSCRHFHLGAPQAPISAEFPLGNAGQPPQTGLATHLPPAHHPPPPLTALPAAPQFQDVPGPPFLPQALHQQYLIQQQLIEAQHRRILPHSRRTQERIPLNPHRLRSGYDYSPPLHVPQPMTQQQRYLAEGTDWDLSVDAGLPHHQYQLQQLPQHYQHYLASPRMHHFPRNTSSAQVVVHEIRNYPYPQLHLLALQSLNPSRHATAVRESYEELLQLEDRLGSVSRGAVQTTIERFTFPHKYKKRKPLHLKIGEEEETDVDEKCTICLSMLEDGEDVRRLPCMHLFHQGCVDQWLATSRKCPICRVDIETQLNPDS, from the exons ATGGTGTTGGTACACGTTGGATATCTGGTTCTCCCAGTCTTCGGCTCAGTTAGAAATAGAG GAGCACACTTCACCAGGCATCAGCACAGCCATGCTACCTCCTGCCGACACTTTCACCTGGGCGCTCCCCAGGCACCCATCTCAGCAGAGTTCCCCTTGGGAAATGCCGGCCAGCCGCCTCAGACCGGCCTGGCCACCCACCTGCCTCCGGCGCACCACCCGCCGCCTCCCCTCACTGCCCTGCCCGCAGCTCCTCAGTTCCAGGATGTGCCAGGGCCTCCATTCCTACCTCAGGCCTTACACCAGCAATACCTCATCCAGCAGCAGCTTATCGAAGCGCAGCATCGCAGGATCCTCCCTCACTCCAG AAGGACCCAGGAGCGCATCCCTCTGAACCCTCACAGACTGCGTTCAGGCTACGACTACTCCCCGCCCCTTCATGTTCCTCAGCCAATGACACAGCAGCAGCGGTACCTGGCCGAAGGCACAGACTG GGATCTCAGTGTCGATGCTGGCCTTCCTCACCATCAGTACCAGCTCCAGCAGCTCCCGCAGCACTATCAGCATTACCTGGCCTCTCCTCGGATGCATCACTTCCCCAGGAACACATCGTCTGCACAAGTG GTTGTGCATGAAATCAGAAACTACCCATACCCCCAGCTGCACCTGTTGGCACTGCAAAGTCTGAATCCTTCAAGGCACGCCACCGCTGTGCGAGAAAGTTATGAG GAGTTGTTGCAGTTGGAGGACCGGCTTGGCAGTGTCAGTAGAGGAGCTGTTCAGACGACCATAGAGCGGTTCACCTTTCCACACAAATACAAGAAG AGAAAGCCCCTGCATCTGAAGattggagaggaggaggagacagatgTGGATGAGAAGTGTACCATCTGTTTGTCCATGCTGGAGGACGGAGAGGACGTCAG GAGACTACCCTGCATGCACCTCTTCCATCAGGGCTGCGTCGACCAATGGCTGGCCACAAGCAGGAAGTGTCCAATCTGTCGAGTTGACATCGAAACACAGCTGAACCCCGACAGCTGA